The Streptomyces sp. ICC1 DNA window GCGTCGTCCAGCCACGGGAAGTGCCCGCCGTCCGGCTGCACGTCGACGAGGCCGTGCGCGAAGAGCTCCGCGAGCCGGGCGGTGAGGGCCGGGGAGGGGTTGGAGTCCAGCTCGCCGGCGAGCCGGCGCAGGGCGTCCCGGGTGGCGGGCGGGTCGAAGGCGCCGGGCCCGGCGAAGGCGGCGGCCGCCCCGGCGTTCTTCTGGACCGGGCTCAGTGCGGCACGGGCGCGCGCCCGCTCGTCCCAGCGGCCGTAGGCGAGCGGCACGGAGGCCGCCCAGCCGGCCTCGTCGGGGGCGCCTGCGGCGGCGAAGGCCGCGAGCGCCCGCTCGCAGGCCGCGATGGCCGGGTCGTAGGGCTCGCTGCCGGCCCGCCGGCGGATGTCCGCCGGGCGGACCTCCGGGGGCTCCGTGAGGTCGACGGCCCAGCAGATCGGAGTGACCAGGCGAGCCGGCGCACGCGCCGCGGGTGGGCCGCCGCGTAGAGCAGCCGCGCAGGTCGAGCAGGTCGAGCAGGTCGAGCAGGTCGAGCAGGTCGAGCAGGTCGAGCAGGATCAGCCTGCGTCGGTTCCGTCCTACGTGGCGAAGGTAAAGGTGCAGGTGGAGGGCGTGGCGATCGGCATGGGGACAATTCCAGCAGACGATCACCCGTTCGAGTAATTGATTTGGCCGCCGCGGTCCGGCAATCTACCGAATGATCGGTCGGTTGACTCGAAGTGGGGTGGGCGGCATGGGTACGTACACGAGGGGCCAGGACGGCGCTGCGGACGAGGGCGAGCGGCTGGGCCCGGACGAGCTGGCCGCGCTGCAGCTGACGCGGCTGCGCGCGACCTTGCACCGGGCGTACGAGCGGGTGCCCTTCTACCGGCAGGCCTTCGAGAAGGCGGGCCTGCATCCCGACGACTGCCGCTCCCTCTCCGATCTCGCCCTCTTTCCGTTCACCACCAAGGCGGACCTGCGCGACCAGTACCCCTTCGGGATGTTCGCCGTGCCGCGCTCCGAGGTGCGCCGGATCCACGCGTCCAGCGGCACCACGGGCCGGCCGACGGTCGTCGGGTACACCGAGGGGGACCTGTCCACCTGGGCGGATGTCGTCGCCCGCTCGATCCGGGCGGCGGGCGGCAGGCCGGGCCAGATGGTCCACGTCGCGTACGGGTACGGGCTGTTCACCGGCGGACTGGGCGCGCACTACGGCGCGGAGCGCCTGGGATGCACGGTCGTGCCCGCGTCGGGCGGGATGACGGACCGCCAGGTCCGGCTGATCCAGGACTTCCGGCCGGAGGTCATCATGGTCACCCCGTCCTACATGCTGACCCTGCTGGACGAGATGGAGCGCCAGGGCCTGGACCCCCGCGCCACCTCCCTGCGCACGGGGATCTTCGGCGCCGAGCCGTGGACGGAGGAGATGCGCCGCGAGATCGAGGAGCGGCTCGACATCGACGCGGTCGACATTTACGGCCTGTCGGAGGTGATGGGCCCGGGCGTCGCACAGGAGTTCGCCGAGACCAAGGACGGCCTGCACATCTGGGAGGACCACTTCTATCCGGAGGTCGTCGACCCCCTGACGGGCGCCGTGCTGCCGGAGGGAGAGGCCGGGGAGCTGGTCTTCACCTCGCTCACCAAGGAGGCGATGCCGGTCATCCGCTACCGCACCCGGGATCTGACCCGGCTGCTGCCGGGCACCGCCCGGCCGGCGTTCCGCCGGATGGAGAAGATAACGGGCCGCAGTGACGACATGATCATCCTGCGCGGGGTGAACCTCTACCCCACGCAGATCGAGGAGGTCCTCCTGCGCATACCGGCCCTGGCCCCCCACTTCCAGCTCCGGCTGACCCGGGAGGGCCGGCTGGACGCCCTGACCGTACGGGTGGAGGCGCGGCGGGAGAGCGATGCCGGTCAGCGGGAGGCCGCGGCGGCCGCCGTGGTCCGGGCGGTCAAGGAGGGCGTCGGAGTCTCGGTCGCGGTGGAGGTGGTGGACCCGGAGACCCTGGAGCGGTCGGTCGGCAAGATCAAGCGCGTGAGGGACCTCCGGGACACACCGCCGGGGGCCTGAGCCGCGCGGCCCCCGGATCCGGCCCCGGATCCACCCCTTCGGGCCCACTTCGGGGGGCCACCCGGGAAGGCGCGGGCCGGTCCGGGTAGGGAAAGGGGCGTGACCTCGATCTTCCGGCAGCTCCACGACCGGCTCCAGGCCTCCCAGGCCGGGCTGGCCTGGAGCCGTGGCCGGGAGATGGAGCTGATGCACCGGGCGATGGGCTTCGCCGCCCTCGGCTTCCTGACCTTGGTACCGCTGCTGGTCGTCGTCGCGGCCGCCGCGCCCGGCAGCGGCTCGGGCTTCGGCCGCTGGCTGGGCCAGGCCCTCGGGGTGACGGCGTACTCCCGGGAGCGCGTGGAGATGCTGTTCGGGGCCGCGGACCTCGCGCTGGAGCGGACCACCGCGTTCGGCCTGGCCGCGCTGGCCGTCTTCGGCCTGACCTTCGGCTCCGCCGTGCAGACCGGGTACGAGAAGGTCTGGGACCTGCCGACGGCCCGCTGGCACACCATGTGGCGGCACGTGGTGTGGCTCGCCCTGCTGTGCTGCTACCTCGCGCTGCTGGTCACCATCCCCGCCCCCTCGAACGACGCCGTCGGCACCGTCCTGGGCACCACGGGCGACGTCATCGGCACCTGCCTGTTCTTCTGGACCTCGCAACGGCTCCTGCTCGGCGGCCGGGTCCGCTGGCGCGCCCTCCTCCCGGGCGCCGCCGCCACCAGCGTCGGGCTCCTCGGGCTGCGGGTGTTCTCGCAGCTGGTGTTCTCCCCGCTGATCGCCTCCAACGCCGTGACGTACGGCCCCTTCGGCACCCTGCTGGTCGTCCAGTCCTGGCTGGTCGGCGTCGGCTTCGTGGTCTACGGCGGCGCCCTCGTCGGCCGCCTCGTCCACGAGCACCTCGTCCTGCGCAGCCTCCAAGGCGGCGAGCTCCTCACGGAGTAGGGGCGCCGGTCAGGCCGGATCAGAGAAGCGGTCGCGGAGGGCACGCTTGAGGATCTTGCCGCTCGCGTTGCGGGGCAGCGAGTCCACGAACAGGACGCGCTTGGGGGCCTTGAAGTGCGCCAGCCTCTCGCGGGCGTGGGCGACCAGCTCCGCCTCCGTGACCCCGTCCCGCGGGACCACCACCGCCGTGACCGCCTCGATCCACCGCTCGTCGGGCAGGCCGACCACCGCCGCCTCGGCCACGCCCGGGTGGGTGTACAGCACGTCCTCGACCTGCCGGGAGGCGACGAGCACGCCGCCCGAGTTGATGACGTCCTTGACCCGGTCCACCACCGTGAAGTACCCCTGCGCGTCCCGCACCGCCAGGTCCCCGGAGCGGAACCAGCCGTCCCGGAACGCCTGCTTCGTGGCCTCCGCGTCGTTCCAGTAACCCCGGCAGAGCTGCGGGGAGCGGTAGACCACCTCGCCGGGGGTGCCGTCCGGCACGTCCGCCCCGTCCTCGTCGACGACCCGCGTCTCCACGTGGTTCGCCAGCGCGATCCACACCGTCGGCGGGGCGAACAGGCTGTCCGGCTCCCCCGCCCCGACGAGGTCGAAGATCTCGGTGGCGACCGGCGCGTCCACGATCGTGTTGCGGGCGCCCACCGCCAGGTACGGCAGCAGGAAGACGTGCATCTGCGCCGAGTGGTACAGCGGCAGGGAGTGGACGGGCAGGTCCCCCGCCGCCAGGTCCAGGGCCTCGATCGCGCTCTCGTACTCGTGGCAGAGCGCCTCGTGGGTCATCATCGCGCCCTTGGGCAGGGCGGTCGTCCCGGACGTGTACAGCAGCTGGGCCAGCCCGGAGGGGTCCCCGGTCCGGGCGAAGGGCGCGGGTTCGGCCAGCTCCTCGAGGAAGGAGCCGGGGGCGTCGCGCAGCGGTCGCACGGGGAACCCGTCGGGGATCCGCCCGGCCAGGTCCGGGTCCGCGAGGACCAGCGAACCCGCGCAGTTCTCCAGGATGTACGCGAGGTCCTCGCCGGAGAGGTTCTGGTTGACCGGGACGTGCGTCAGCCCGGCCCGCGCTCAGGCGAGGAAGGCCGGGAGATAGGCGTCGCTGTTGTGCGCGAAGGTCGCGACCCGGTCCCCCTCGGCCAGCCCGTACCGCTCGCGCAGCACGGCCGCGCCCGTGGAGACGGCCGCGTCCAGCTCCGCGTAGGTCCAGCTCCGCTGCCGGTAGCGGACGGCCACCCGGTCCGGGACGCGCCGCGCGCTGTCGTGGACCAGTCCGTCGACCGTGTTCTTGCGCACTGGCGTCATACCGGGATCCTCGTCTCCCGGTGCGCACGGGGTCAATGACCGCAGCGCCCCGGATGCCGGACCGCTCCACCAGGGGATACCAAACGGCATGTTGACAGGGGGTCAGTCGGCCTGCGTGAGTGTGGTTGCACAGAAGCACCGCCGGCACCGAGAGCGCCGCCGGCCCCGCCCACCCGCACGGGCAACCGCACCCGCACGGGCGATTTCGCCCGCGCGCAGGCTACTTGGGAGACATGTTGCGCTTACTCCGCGGACACCGTCGCACCCGCCCGCTCCTCCGCCGCGTCGCCCTCATCGGCGCCACCCTGCTGGCCGCCACCGCCGCGCTGCCCGAGGCCGCCGCCCGGGAACAGGGCTCCGGCCCGTCCGGCTCCGGCCCCTCCGGCGGCGGTCTGTCCGCCGTCATCCGCTACACCGAGAACGGCATCCCCCACATCCTGGCCCAGGACTACGCCCACCTCGGATTCGGCACCGGCTGGGCGCAGGCCGCTGACCAGGTCTGCGTGCTCGCCGACGGCTTCCTGACCGTGTCCGGCGAGCGTTCGCGCTGGTTCGGCGCGGACGCCGCACCCGACGGCTCGCTCTCCTCCGCCGTCGGGAACCTCTCCAGCGACCTGTACTTCAAGGGCGTCCGCGATTCCGGCGCCGTGGAGGAGCTGCTCGCCGCGCCCGCGCCGGCCGGTCCGGGCAAGGACGTCAAGGAGCTCATGCGCGGGTGGGCCGCCGGCTACAACGCCTGGCTCGCCCAGAACAAGATCACCGATCCGGCCTGCAAGGGCGCCGGGTGGGTCCGCCCGGTCACCGTCACCGACGTCGCCGCCCGCGGCTTCGCCGTCTCGGTGCTCGGCGGCCAGGGCCGCGCCGTGGACGGCATCACCGCGGCGCAGCCCCCGGGCGGCGCGCAGCCCCCGGGCGCGGCCCCGGGCGCCGGTGCCCGCGCCGGCGCCGGTGCGGCCGGTCCGCCCGCCGGTGAGGTCGATCCGGCCGCCGCGGCGGAGGCGGCCCGGGAGT harbors:
- a CDS encoding YhjD/YihY/BrkB family envelope integrity protein, whose amino-acid sequence is MTSIFRQLHDRLQASQAGLAWSRGREMELMHRAMGFAALGFLTLVPLLVVVAAAAPGSGSGFGRWLGQALGVTAYSRERVEMLFGAADLALERTTAFGLAALAVFGLTFGSAVQTGYEKVWDLPTARWHTMWRHVVWLALLCCYLALLVTIPAPSNDAVGTVLGTTGDVIGTCLFFWTSQRLLLGGRVRWRALLPGAAATSVGLLGLRVFSQLVFSPLIASNAVTYGPFGTLLVVQSWLVGVGFVVYGGALVGRLVHEHLVLRSLQGGELLTE
- the paaK gene encoding phenylacetate--CoA ligase PaaK produces the protein MGTYTRGQDGAADEGERLGPDELAALQLTRLRATLHRAYERVPFYRQAFEKAGLHPDDCRSLSDLALFPFTTKADLRDQYPFGMFAVPRSEVRRIHASSGTTGRPTVVGYTEGDLSTWADVVARSIRAAGGRPGQMVHVAYGYGLFTGGLGAHYGAERLGCTVVPASGGMTDRQVRLIQDFRPEVIMVTPSYMLTLLDEMERQGLDPRATSLRTGIFGAEPWTEEMRREIEERLDIDAVDIYGLSEVMGPGVAQEFAETKDGLHIWEDHFYPEVVDPLTGAVLPEGEAGELVFTSLTKEAMPVIRYRTRDLTRLLPGTARPAFRRMEKITGRSDDMIILRGVNLYPTQIEEVLLRIPALAPHFQLRLTREGRLDALTVRVEARRESDAGQREAAAAAVVRAVKEGVGVSVAVEVVDPETLERSVGKIKRVRDLRDTPPGA